The Cytophagia bacterium CHB2 genome window below encodes:
- a CDS encoding TolC family protein, with amino-acid sequence MFRVFAFLAILIFAGCAARSPYNRDYVSTSIAQHTGHPLITEQQTGEWHLPPGIVLADGLTQDEAVALALWHNAQFQADLTELGFARADLIEAGLLRNPMLSLLFPVGPKQLEATLTLPIEVLWQRPKRMAAAKLETQRVAENLVQHGLDLARDVRVAYADLVLAQAQNQIAEENFHLQAEIAEIAAARQRAGDISALEASTTRLETLRAQEAAVNFAAGAELLRTRLNTLLGMNPSDTSFTLSPEPEVELPQQNLPELLRAAFASRPDLRAAELAIEAAGKRLGWERAKILNLTGVLDANAAGKEGFESGPGAQIELPLFNWNNGKIARAQAQIEQAARQYLAVKHRLALEVQDAYTNYLAAQQALALCRTEWVPTASESARRARTAYTAGEVSYLFVLEIDRQLLEARLREVEAAANSHRAHARLQHSVGFYHAKHEN; translated from the coding sequence ATGTTTCGCGTTTTTGCATTCCTAGCAATCCTGATCTTCGCGGGTTGTGCCGCGCGCTCCCCTTACAATCGCGATTATGTTTCCACTTCAATTGCTCAGCATACCGGCCATCCGCTGATAACAGAGCAGCAAACTGGCGAGTGGCATTTGCCGCCCGGCATCGTGTTGGCGGATGGACTTACCCAAGATGAAGCGGTTGCACTCGCGTTATGGCATAACGCCCAGTTTCAGGCCGATCTCACCGAACTTGGTTTTGCACGCGCCGACCTGATCGAAGCCGGTTTGCTGCGCAATCCGATGTTGTCGCTGCTTTTTCCCGTTGGCCCGAAACAACTCGAAGCCACATTGACCTTGCCGATCGAAGTATTGTGGCAGCGGCCGAAACGGATGGCCGCCGCCAAGCTTGAGACGCAACGAGTTGCCGAAAATTTGGTGCAACATGGCCTTGACCTCGCACGCGATGTGCGCGTCGCGTATGCCGATCTGGTGCTGGCGCAGGCGCAAAATCAAATCGCTGAAGAGAATTTTCACTTGCAGGCTGAAATTGCAGAAATTGCTGCGGCGCGTCAGCGCGCCGGCGACATCAGCGCGTTGGAAGCTTCCACTACGCGACTCGAAACGTTGCGAGCACAAGAGGCCGCAGTGAATTTTGCCGCAGGCGCTGAGCTTCTTCGCACGCGATTAAACACTCTATTGGGAATGAACCCATCGGATACGAGTTTTACCCTTTCGCCCGAACCGGAAGTGGAATTGCCTCAGCAAAACCTCCCAGAGCTTTTGCGCGCCGCCTTTGCCTCACGGCCGGATTTGCGCGCGGCTGAGCTTGCCATCGAAGCGGCCGGCAAACGCCTGGGCTGGGAACGCGCAAAGATCCTCAACCTAACCGGCGTTCTCGACGCCAATGCTGCCGGCAAAGAAGGTTTTGAGTCAGGACCGGGCGCACAAATCGAGCTTCCACTGTTCAATTGGAACAACGGCAAAATCGCGCGCGCACAAGCACAAATCGAGCAAGCCGCACGGCAATATCTCGCCGTGAAGCATCGTCTTGCGTTGGAAGTTCAGGACGCATACACGAATTATCTGGCCGCACAACAGGCGCTTGCCCTCTGCCGAACAGAATGGGTGCCGACTGCCAGTGAATCGGCTCGTCGCGCGCGGACAGCCTACACTGCCGGAGAAGTTTCATATCTATTTGTGCTCGAAATCGACCGCCAACTTCTAGAGGCGCGCTTGCGTGAAGTTGAGGCCGCGGCGAATTCACACCGCGCTCATGCACGCCTGCAACACAGTGTCGGATTCTATCATGCCAAACATGAAAACTGA